The genomic DNA CAGTCCAAGTCGGGAAACGCGTACAGGACACAATTGACTTTGCAGCTTAGCCGTTCGTTGCAGTCATCGATAGAGTTGAAAGGGAACAACTGAGacagaagctgaagaggcaGCACAACCGGTGAGGACACACCTTCACGTGTTAGTCTCCCCTTGCCAACGCCAGGATTGGCCAAAACAGACGTCCGTTGTAACGGATATATATTGATTCAAGAATGCAAAagtgcacatgcatatcGCAGGGCACAAAGCGGATGAGTAAGTGGCGGCTCTCTCCCCAAACTCACCTCTGTAGTGGTTGACGGGTTGGAAGGAATCTTGATGTCTGTGTAGGTGGTAAGCGTCGTCAGGAAAAGCAAGCTAGCGAGATAGTAGAGAAGGTGGCAAGTTCGGACGAACAGACTTTTGCGTTCGTCTTCAGGCAAGTAGTATTGCGGAccgagacgcagaaaaatATTGCTCGATCGCGTGTGAGTACGCAGGGAAGGCACGTCATTGGGATGTCGAAGGTAGCTGTAAAACCACATCGTGCGAGAAATCTGACGAACGGCAACGGTCGGATGTGCCAAGAAACGAGCACGCGCTTTTTAAAACTTCCGCCCCCCAGCACTCGTCCATACGGTCCGTATCGCTGCTTCCTCCTGCAGCCGGTCTGTCTTTACTGGTAAGGCCACTGACCGACAAGAACAAACATGAAGTGTCTCTCAGATCTTtcacaggagagaaggctgaGGTGGATCGTACTGTGCGTCGGAGTGGGCTATTCGCATGGTGACTCGGCGGGCGTGACATCCTGCTTTCTCCTACCACACATTCTCGTTTTACGATGCGCGTCTCACTACATGCCACACATGCCAGCTGTTCTTGAAATACTGTGGGTTAGCAACACAAGTCATTGTCTGTAGTGATGGCTAGTATCCGTGAGATAGAGCACGGGAAGGCTGCCCGTAGGAAGACGGATTCTGATGAAAACAGTTGTCTTCAAGGGTATTGAGAATGAGAGATATTTTGGAGTGACGTTCTTTCACTGACGCTGGAGACGACCCAAACAAGAGGACATTTGTCTCTCTGAAGCTAGTCTAGTAAGGCGGTTCTGCCCAGTCGTCCTTGTGCTTGCCTGTACTCAAACCGTTGGATTTAGCGAAACATGCACTCGACGAAGCGTGGTCTGGCGAGTAAGTTGGGAACGGGCATACGCGGAGGATTCCCGCTGAGCGTTCGAAAGAGCACTGCCAGAATatgtggagagacagcgtgTTTCCGAGTATGGGACGCATGCAGTAGTCCTCAAAACACGATACGGTTCGACAAGTGAAGACATGCGCTAACAGCTAACACAACAGAGGACTGATCGCCAACGACTTTTCCAAACCCCGAGAAGTGCACGACCGCTGCTTCGAATAGCGTTTTTGTTTGTTTGCACTTCGACCGACTCGCAGAGTCAGTCGGGGGGGCACCTAACGCTGCGGCTGCTGTCGACCTGCTGGCAACCGTGACAGTACCACGGAAATAGGAGTCTTTGAACACCCAAAGCTTTGCCCAAAATGACTCACGACTTAGAAAATAGCTCGCATTCTCTTTGGAAAGCTCGCACTCTCTTTGGAACCGATACCGCCTCTTTAAATTAAAGCCGCTCCGGTGTGGCGGCCTGGTGGTAACACAACTACTATTCCACCTCTGCGCATCCTCATTTTTGGAGCGTGGAAATTTCGTGACTTCCGTCCTAAGAGCACAAAAGTGCCACAGTTCACTAGAGAACAGAACTCAAACTGCAGCCACCAAATCAGAAGTCTTCAAGTGCGCTTAGGCTGTAGCCGGGATCATGAGGTGACTCAGGCGTGCCGCAAACGAGGTGACTGAAGCGGCACATTGTCGCCCCTGTTTCCTTTTGGCCAGGCTGAAAATGGAAACGTTTGCGAAACCTCCGCGTAGGCGGACTACCAAAAGCGAGTAACCAGTATTGTGTTTGCTTTGGAGGGAGGCTTTCAGGCGGTTCCTCTTGGACACTGGTTATGGCTGTCTCCCGGTAACCTGTACAAATATCAACCCGCATAAACTGTTTAGGGATTTCCTTATATGCTAGTTTACTTGAGACCCCGGCACAACAGGAATGGAAACGATAGGAAACAAGAATTCCCCGACTCGAGTTGTCTCTGAAATAATGCATAGTGAACTGCCGCAGAGTCCTATGGTCAGATATCCGTTACTCTTGACTTCCGGTAAGTCACAGTTGCATCAAGTCGCTACTTTCCAAGGCTAAAGAAACTCGGGACGCCAGATGGCGAGGACAGAAAAGCACGCTGTGCGGGATATGCCCTTAATTCGCTTGTGCACCGGGCCAAGCAATCTTGAGGCTAGCATACAAGGCGAATGTGAAGGTATCGCATACGCATTTACTCTGAGATACTTGAGCGTAACGGCGGTCTGTGACACAATAAAAAAAGACACTAACTAACAAGAAGGGAGCAAACCTAGCATCACCAGGGAAGAGCAGGCCCCTGGTCCGTTAGCCGAAGTATACTATCGTGCCTGTCTCCACAACTGCCCAACTGTTGACGAAGTTAACAAAATTGCCTGTACTCGGAGTGAAGAGCGGCTTCTGTGCTTCTGGACTATGACGGGTCCTGCCAACGTGACAGCTGTCGCTTCGACGGACTGGTTCCGCACTTCGATTCTCAGCTGTGCATGCTAGTTCATGTCGCCCATTGACGAGATCTCCGATGAAAGTGCCCCGATAATTCCGGGTGCTTTACGACGTTCAAGGAATTTCCACAAGTTCATACGGTAGCTGGGGAGCAAGCTGTCTCCAGACGATATTTctcggaaagagagggacgtgGCAACACTCACGGTGCCCGTGCATGGAGCATACGgttccgtcgcttctctAAAGAGTGCTTCGTCCAGGAAAAGTACAATGTCACTTAACTGCAAACTTCCCGTTCGACCCTGCAGTGTCGCCGGAGACAGGTCTATTGCTTCGGCAAAGAATCATCAAAGCCGTTGGGAACTGCCGTCTCTATTAACGCACTATCGTTCACGCAAACACACGAATTCTTGTGCGAGAGTGTACTTTCGTAGCGGCTTGGCTTCCACAGCGCAATTGCGTGCCCGCTGTTCCTCTGAGGAGGCGTTTCAGTCTATCTCATGAAAAAACTTCCTTCGTATCTTTGTCAGTTGATGACTTCATGCTATCCTTAGCTAGGGCCAAGTGTGGCGTTAGTGCTGCAAGCACTAAACTGTGACAACGTAACCGCAAGAGACTTCAACACACGCCTCTCACAGAACTTGTGATCACATGACAAGGAAACATAACCTAGGAGAGAAATGGGACGATGCACCTCATGTCTTCCTAGAAACTGACGCTACTAAAGACAGCGGCCGCGGTCACAAGTTTCCGTAGTCCTCGAAGCGGTATCCCCGACGCTGACTCCCGTCTCATTTGCACCGCACCAGTGTCCCCCTACTTTGACTTATCCGAAGACATGATGTCCAGGATCTTCTTGCCATTTGGATGCGACCAAGTTAAGGTTCGAAGATAATGAATAATGTCAACTCGATCTTGAAAGTTGGCGATTCCAAAGAAGTTCATGCCGACTACGCCGTTAATGAACATCTTCGGGTTTTTCATGTACCTGCATCCAATCAACACCAAACGGAGCAAACAATCTTCTCTCACGAGCCAAATCACCTCTGTGGAACCTATGCGATGCCGATATTATCAAATTCTCATGTTTTCATATAAAGAGACACCCCACCCGCTTGTTCAAATGTCCTTCACAGTGGATATCGTGCAGCGCCGTGAACCCCCCGCAACGCAACCCAAGCCTGCTGTCGCCTTCGTGTCTTACGCGTTTAAAAGCAATCAGCCTTCTCGATGGACCCCGTAGGCGACTGCTGTCTTTTCCTACCACACTCTGAGTCCACTATGCTGCGACTAGTTTCACCTGGAATTACCAAGAGAGCCGCAGCACACCTACGCGCCAACCCTCAACTTATACTGAAGCTATGGTTGCACCAGACACTCCGGAGAGACTCGAAAGGCACTGCAGGTAACTCGCGGAATTTGAATCACACTGACACGGGCAAGTCGCGTGACACTGCCTTTCGGGAGCGCTCTTTCCGGGCAGTCCGTCGTATCTACATCACGCGCTCATGCGCCGCTCCACTTCGACAGAGCGCTGTTGCAAGCAGAATGCAGAGGTCGTGCGTTTCTTTTTGGTCACCTCATGAGGTTCGCGTCATTCCAAACGACGCCGGAATCGAGGATATGGGCGCTAACGGGGGCACATGAGGTGTCTTTCTCAACGCCGGCCGTTCTCATGTAGACGTTCCAGAGCGTAGGTCCCCACGAAGTATTGCCAGCGATTAAATGACGCCCATCAGGGAAAACGGAGTGGCACTGTGCACAGTGCTTCTTGAAGAGTTTGGCTCCACGAACGGCGTCTCCAGGAGGCGCGACGAACCCATCGGATACCTCATCATCTTCCACGAACCGGGAAGGCCGAGCAGCTCTCCCAGTGCCAATGGAGGAATCTTGGGAACCCGTGCTTTGAGCCATGGTGGGCGTTTGTTGTGATGCAAATAAACTATGGGATAGTTTTTATAAATTCCTAACGACTAAAACCGTGTAGATGGGCCCGGAACGGACGCTCACACGCGGGAGATATGTTCGtaaaaacacacacaaaagtCGTGTCGGAGCAGTACTTTGCTCTCTGCAGGTATTCTTTTTGCTTTGAACAACGGAAAAGTCGAGAACAAATGGCATTCGATTCGCGGGGGAAATATTTGGTGGATGTGGATCACGAACGATTTGCGCAAAGCTTGCTGGACCGCGGTGCCCTGGTGCTCGACCTCAAATCTCCGTAGATGCGGCCTCTCGTCCGTCCATGCAACTCTCAAATCCGTGACTCGAAGCGCTACTCACATCAACACAAGTGCGAAACAGGACCAAACGAGAGCAACTTTCACCCTGGACGGGCGAGTCGGCGTTTTCGACCGCTGGCCGCCGACGAACAGCCGTACCAAACACGGGCGACAGCGgggggcgacgcgcgcctcATGGAGGCCCTGTCTGCTCGGCGGAGAATCGCGTCTGAGCTTCTGCCAAATCTCCGGCAAAAACTACGTCGGCTcaacggaaaagaaagcacaTGAAATCCTGGAGTCACCGCCAAAAAGCCGCAAACTTGAGACACTTTGAAAAACTTGCTTTTCTTGAGGCCCTCGCCGAGATGTAGCGCGCATAGTTGAGCCGATACGCGCTGCTTGCGTTACGGCTGCAAAAGGCGCTAGGAGAAAAAACGTATGCCGCATCTTTTAACGTTCCTAACTGGGAAAGGCTGCACAGCGGGAAAAGGTGTGCATTGCATCTTGAGAGTCGCTCAAAGGTCTTGATTCCAAGCGAAGCCAGTGCATAAGGCAACACTCGTGGACTCGCTGCAATGACACGTTTTTCGCCCGTTTTACATACCCGTCTCTTTCCACAGCGGGGATCTGAAGGGCTGGTGACTCTCTACATGGCAGATGGAACAAGGCAAGGAAGTCCTTGCGGGGGATGCGCGAGGTTATTTGTACCTGCCTCTGTCTATCGAGGACGCCGCACTGAAAGCCTTCGTGGGCCTCCAAGAGTAGGTTCTTAGGCTACATTCCCGATGCTTGGACGTCCAGTGTTCACGAGATGCAGCTTTCATTTGTCGGAAGGGGAACCGCTCAGACACCGCACCGCCAAAATAGTCGAAGTACTGATCACCTGTCTCTGGACGCTTTAGTCCTGACATGCCCGTTCCTTTTCCAGTaagcagcggcgcctcgtAACCAGGCGCGTTCATACTACTCATTTGCTGCTTAGAGAGAGTTGCGGCGCCGCGTACCATTCTCGGTCGAAAGCCGTATGATTATTCGCAGAGTTCCCTCCATATTGGTGTGAATTTTAAAAACCTAACACTTGTCCACTGGACGAAAACTGGTGAAATCAGGTCAGACGTTCAGCCTCTAGAGGGCGTCACCCAGCAGTGCACGTCTTCCGTGAGGAGATCTTCACACCCGGTGCCTTTGAAATCTCGATCCTCACTTCCCTTgatcgagaagaaaaaatACAGGAAGGGGAGTATCCCTCAAAGAAAAACGCTGAAGAGCGTCGCCGAGCGCGGTCGACAGACCGCTCCACGCTAACTTGCGTACATGTGGAAAACAGAACTTCCGTACTTTCtcttccatatatatatatgtcaaCAGCTTATGTGGAAGGGAGTCCCGTGTTGATAAGCTGGAGGCCGGTGGCTGGGACAGGGTTGGCGCGTCAAAATCGGAAGTTGTCAGCATTTCACACTTGAAGGTTACAGCAGCCAGCTAGACACAGCGCCGGAAACTATGGTCGAAGTGAAAACGGCGAGACCCTCTCCGAAGGTgacaggagaaacaggaaaaaggacGGCCGAGACAGTGGGATGCTCAAACAGCAGTGACCCGGAAGATGTGGGAGAACGACGCAAACGAGCCGAACCTACTCTCTCTGCGGTCCCTCCCTCGTCACACGTTTTCTTCAGTTTGACACCGAcgtctccgttcctcccCCTGTTTCCACGGGTGTCCGcacttcccttttctttccttcgccgttgttctctcctgcgcACGTATTCTTGGCATGCTCGCCGAAACGAGCCCTCTGGAGCGCTCGGATTCTCTTGAATTCCCGCGCACGAGTCCGCCGGCCGAGCCAAAAAACAGAGATAGCTAGCACGCAGAAAGAACAGGCAACTCACGCTTTTCTTGAAGGGTAGATCTCCAGGACTTCTCTCGACGGAGAAAGGCTCCAACGAAGGCCATACGGCGGCCCGTCAGAGCCTGCGTTTtaacgagacagaaaaccggacacttccttcttctactcgtccccctctctcctctcttcctctcggcttTCCGTGATCCTAGGCTGCTGAGAAGAGCTCGAGTCTGCATCAACAGGAAAGGCAACTGTTTCCTCCTGGGGAGGTACACCTggttcttccgtctcctctccgcggTCCAATGCTTCCGGGGGCTTGCCGTGGACATTCTCGCCTGTCAGATCCGCGCGTCACCCGCCCTCCGACGCTGCACTGCCTTCAATACgattctcgtcttctctgtcgtcgccgcgccttccttcgctggAAAGCCTTTGCTGGGACGACGCGTCTTCTGGTGTCCCGTGCGCCTCCGCCcggctttctgcctcttcgccatCGTCGGGTTCTTCACTGGCTATTGGAAACCGACGACCGGGACATCCTTCTTCGTCCGGTTTCGACTCCGCCGCGTCGGGGTGGACttgagaagagacaggggaggaagagcccgacggagacgaaccGGAAAgtccagaggaagaagaagaaagaggggacgagacaggagaagcggACGAAGTGGCGGGGGCGacggaaggaggcgaagacgcactAGAGACTGAGTCCTCTTCAGAGGCAGACGGCCGGACTGAGGAGGCAGCCTCCGGCAGCTGAGCGGCGAGGATGGGTACCGCAGCAATGCGAGGAATCGGAGGCAAAGGAATTGCGCGAATGCCCTGAAGAGAAACCGATGCAACACAAAACCACTGAGCGGTGTACAGCCTCCAGGCTCAGATGTAGGAAAACAGTGTTTGCGTCCAACGATGAACACGACGTTTTTGCTAGGTCCAGACCGATGTCAAGCTGCACACAGACCAACATgtgcttatatatatatatatgaatttACGAATATATGAATGTGTGGGTACGTGGCATGTGAAATTATGTGCACGCAAATATGCGCATAGAGATATTGGAGAAATGCGCGATCCCGTACACAACACCCGAACGTACAGAACTACACACATCTgacggcacagagagaggtgcCTAGAGACCGGCGCCTGAGAAGGTCGAGAAGCACACACAGCGAtcaagaaaaagaggagaactTGAGCCGTGAGGCCAGTGGAATCCGTGCGTTTCTCACCATCATGTCGATTACATAGCGGAGACCGCGATCGACCAGTCGGCCAATGAAGCCGGGGACTTGATACCCCGCGACGGTGAGGAAGAAATCTGGAACTGGTACAAACGCAAAACCCAACCCCGAAACAACAtgaagaaaacacgaaacaGCTTTCTCTTGAAAAGCCCTCCCACGGCTTCCTGACACACACTTTTCCGTCCTCTGCGGAGTGTCATACGGAACTTTCCTGTCTACAGACAGACAGATATAGACATGGGTGTGTGCCTGGGTAGAATCATAATCGCCGATTTTATGCTTTCCAGCGTCGTCTAGATGTGCCGGTCTTTGATCTCAGCTGCAGCCGGTCTCTCCGGGCCATCCCTCCGTCGGGCGCAGTGACCGCGCTTTCCCGCCCCTCGCTGCTCGAAGCAAGGACCGGAACAAAGTGAACCTGGAGTTCCTCATCTGTCTCTTGGCAGGGATTTCGCTCAGATTTCTTAAGAAAGAGGCTAGGCATGAACCAGTTATCGCGAGTGCAAATGAAGGTGCATATGAAGCtgatgtacatatatatatatatatatatatatataaaaatatatatatatataaatatatatatatataaatatatatatatatatatatatgtacatacaaGTATATGCGGCGATGAATgcaaaagaaagggaagcgtTGCTTATATTTGTTGCGTCTCATCCAGAGCTCGCAGatcgaggcgcgcgcggctcaCCGGTCCTGCCAGAGCCACGCCCCGTCTGCGCGTCCAGCGGATgcacggagaaaaagaagcatTCTTACCTTCGACGTGGAAGGcagcgacaggcgagaggTTGAGGGCGGCAGCTTGCGTCATGCCCCAGAGAGTCGCAGCCGCGATGGACGGCTCCGAGGCGAGGGCCGCGGATTCTTCAGCAAGCATTTCGACAGCCACCGCCGCCGCAGCTTCATCGTCGGTTCGAGGCGGGGCAGGGAGAGtcgtctctcggccttcttccgcctgtGTCCGTGCTCCACTGGTGTCTCCCCCGCGCCAGGGAGACGCCAAACCCGCCCGATCCACATCTGGGCCGGAAGCGCGAGGCACTACCCCGCCCTCGCGAGCCTGGAGGCCCTCGGGCGCCGAATCGGCgtcaggcgaggagacactggagacacTCGCCCCCACCGTCCCTGCACCCCCCACGGGGCTCGACGAGACACCGGTCTCCGGCCCCACGTGGACAACGGCGGGGACTGTGTGAGCGGAAAACGCCCCTCCAGCTCTCTCGAGTCCcacagcggagacgggaggcggcgaaggcccTCCGGCCGCTTCCCTTGTCTCCGTCACGCCGCCGGCAGCGGTCCCTGCTTGGGCCGCCGCCTGCCGCAAGTAGGGCGCCATGGCGGTTTGAATCACAGAGGCAgggaggggggaaaaggaagcgaagaggtCTGCGGCGGCAACGACCGTCTGGGGATCTGTCGACGGAAGGGCTAAGATGACCACGAGGGGCGTGTAgggctctgcatgcaacgggaggaaagcgagaaaaacgcgatcTTCGCCTGGGACAGTCGCGTAATGCCTCAGCAGCGCCAATGTAGTGTTCGTGTTCCTACTTCTATCCACGCGACCACGCGCATCGCCAGAAATAGAACAGCACGCACACATTCCTGCAAAAGCAGTATTTAGGTAAAGAGCTTTTAATGGGGAGATGTACTGACGCACACGCGTAACCAGACCTCAGCGTAGCAGcacgacggaagaaaagctTCCTGAAAACGAGAGGTTTCCCACAACCAAAAAAGCCGGTTTGTCTCCCACCGTCGTCGAAGTCATCGTCGTCGGAATCGTCGACTTGCTCGGTGGCGCCGTCATctcggcgaggccgccctGAAGACGCCGCCTCCGCAGCCGCGGCGGCGATGACAgacgcggctgcggctgctccggacaaagaagaggaaggcgaggaagcagaagacggagaggaggaagacgaggaagaagaagacggagaggagggagaagaagaggatgaagaagaggatgaagacgaggaagaagaggaagaagacggagaggaggaagaagaggaagaggaggaagaaggcggagaggagggagaagaagaggatgaagaagacgaagaagacggggaagaagaagacggagaggaggaagaagaggaagaagacggagagggcgaagaagaggaagaggagggagaaggcggagaggagggagaagaagaggatgaagaagacgaagaagacggggaagaagaagacggagaggaggaagaagaggaagaggaggacgaagaggaagaggaggaacaagacagagacgagggagaagacgaggaagaggaagagaagagagaagaacgcgtaGGTTCGACGGGCTGCGCCAGAGAGGCCCTTGAGACGGTGAGCGtgggaagcagaggagaatCAAGACTCCCGGAAGGCACTgaaggagatgaagacgaggacaaagaggaggaagagggctGCGAGGTTGCTGCGAACCCGGAGCAAGTGCTGGGAGGTGCCGATGATGATTGAGAggccgcgagcgaggagatcGAGGACGCGTCAGGacggaacggagaggaagaagacgacggaacATCGGCcgcaggggaaagagagagacctgCCGATGAGGCTTCTCTAGGAGACGCAGATGGACCACCGGCCGCTTCAGATATCCAAGGAGAAGCAGGGGAGAAACCAGACGAGACCGAGGACGAAGCTGACGATGAGGGAGACGGATCCAGGCGTGGACGCCTATTTGGCGCAAGAGTCGCAGCTGCAAAGACATCACCtgaaggaaacaaagaggaagaagacgaggcggaagaagacaaggcggaagaagacgaggcggaagaagaggaacgctgCTCCGCGGGGTTTTGAGAGGATTCTTCTGTGCCTTGG from Neospora caninum Liverpool complete genome, chromosome VIII includes the following:
- a CDS encoding putative cytochrome c; the encoded protein is MAQSTGSQDSSIGTGRAARPSRFVEDDEVSDGFVAPPGDAVRGAKLFKKHCAQCHSVFPDGRHLIAGNTSWGPTLWNVYMRTAGVEKDTSCAPVSAHILDSGVVWNDANLMRYMKNPKMFINGVVGMNFFGIANFQDRVDIIHYLRTLTWSHPNGKKILDIMSSDKSK